The Oryzias latipes chromosome 4, ASM223467v1 genome includes a window with the following:
- the LOC101174822 gene encoding transcription factor AP-1 produces MYTKMETTFYDDSLNAFSQHENASYGYSNPKALKHNMTLNLSDPTGSLKPHLRAKAGDLLTSPDVGLLKLASPELERLIIQSSNGLITTTPTPTQFLCPKNVTDEQEGFAEGFVRALAELHHQHMPAPGNVGVTSAPQTSTALPPVSSVAGAAVYSNTATMRSDSPVYEDLNTFNPAISTVSAPNYTTSAPTMSFPAAPPQLPIYGQPSGAQLPRLTALKEEPQTVPEMPGETPPLSPIDMESQERIKAERKRMRNRIAASKCRKRKLERISRLEEKVKTLKSQNSELASTANLLREQVAQLKQKVMNHVNSGCQLMLTQQLQTF; encoded by the coding sequence AACTACTTTCTATGACGACTCACTCAACGCTTTCTCCCAGCACGAAAACGCCAGCTACGGATACAGCAACCCCAAAGCGCTGAAACACAACATGACACTGAACCTCTCCGACCCGACGGGATCTCTGAAGCCGCACCTCCGCGCCAAGGCCGGCGACCTCCTCACCTCCCCGGACGTGGGTCTGCTGAAGCTGGCCTCCCCGGAGCTGGAGCGGCTCATCATCCAGTCTAGCAACGGACTCATCACCACCACCCCGACCCCGACCCAGTTCCTCTGCCCCAAGAATGTCACTGACGAGCAGGAGGGCTTCGCGGAGGGGTTTGTCCGCGCGCTGGCAGAGCTGCACCACCAACACATGCCGGCTCCGGGCAACGTGGGTGTCACCTCAGCCCCCCAGACCAGCACCGCCCTCCCGCCGGTGTCCTCTGTGGCCGGGGCCGCCGTCTACAGCAACACCGCCACCATGCGCTCCGACTCGCCGGTGTATGAGGACTTGAACACGTTCAACCCAGCCATCAGCACTGTGTCGGCGCCAAATTACACAACTTCAGCGCCGACCATGTCCTTCCCCGCCGCCCCGCCTCAGCTTCCCATCTACGGCCAGCCGTCCGGCGCACAGCTGCCCCGGCTCACTGCGCTCAAAGAGGAGCCCCAGACCGTCCCGGAGATGCCAGGGGagacccctcccctctccccGATCGACATGGAGAGCCAGGAGCGCATCAAGGCGGAGAGGAAGCGCATGAGGAACCGCATCGCCGCTTCCAAATGCCGGAAGAGGAAGCTGGAGCGAATCTCCAGGCTGGAGGAGAAAGTGAAGACCCTCAAGTCTCAGAACTCCGAGCTGGCGTCCACCGCCAACCTGCTGCGCGAGCAAGTGGCCCAGCTGAAGCAGAAGGTCATGAACCACGTGAACAGCGGCTGCCAGCTCATGTTAACGCAGCAGCTCCAGACCTTCTGA